From the genome of Saccopteryx bilineata isolate mSacBil1 chromosome 6, mSacBil1_pri_phased_curated, whole genome shotgun sequence, one region includes:
- the ASB10 gene encoding ankyrin repeat and SOCS box protein 10 isoform X1: MSWWSPEECKGQEEPLGDRHALCASLVENPGSGSAEQSEAGPGPIVTCTASGPALAFWQALLAGDVGLVSHILADPGTGLAPDSIFDISNPERWRDFRYNIRALRLWSLTYEEELITPLHVAASRGHIEVLRLLLRWRARPDMAPAGRTALHEACAAGHADCVHVLLVAGADPNIPDQDGNCPLHLCRGSSIFECAELLLRFGAKVDSRSEEEEETPLHVAARLGHVELADLLLRRGACLDARDAEGWTPLLIACDTRCMSPADAEATTARCLQLCRLLLSAGADADAADQDKRRPLHLACRRGHAAVVELLLAYGVSVNIMDYGGHTALHYALQGPPSALAQSPENVVRALLNHGAVRVWPGALPKVLERWCASPRTIEVLMNTYSVMKLPEEAMGLVPPETLQKHHRFYSSLFTLVRQPRSLQHLSRCALRAHLEACLPHALPRLPLPPRLLHYLQLDFEDVLY, translated from the exons ATGAGCTGGTGGTCCCCAGAAGAGTGCAAGGGGCAGGAAGAGCCCCTGGGTGACAGACATGCCCTCTGCGCCAGCCTGGTGGAGAACCCCGGCAGTGGGTCGGCAGAGCAGTCAGAGGCTGGCCCAGGACCCATTGTCACCTGCACAGCCTCGGGACCCGCCTTGGCTTTCTGGCAGGCGTTGCTGGCAGGGGATGTGGGCTTGGTCTCCCACATCCTTGCCGACCCTGGCACTGGCCTGGCACCAGATTCCATCTTTGATATCAGCAACCCAGAGCGATGGAGGGATTTCCGCTACAACATCCGTGCTCTGA gACTCTGGTCTCTGACATACGAAGAGGAGCTGATCACCCCACTGCATGTGGCAGCCAGCCGAGGCCACATAGAAGTGCTGCGGCTGCTGCTGAGATGGCGGGCCAGGCCAGACATGGCCCCTGCTGGCCGCACCGCCCTGCACGAGGCCTGTGCTGCGGGCCACGCTGACTGTGTCCATGTGCTGCTGGTGGCAGGAGCCGACCCCAACATCCCTGACCAGGATGGGAATTGCCCCTTGCACCTCTGCAGAGGCTCTAGCATCTTCGA GTGTGCAGAGTTGCTCCTGAGGTTTGGGGCGAAAGTGGACAGTCGCTccgaggaggaagaagagacccCTTTGCATGTGGCTGCCCGGCTTGGCCACGTGGAGCTGGCAGACCTCCTCCTCAGACGGGGGGCATGCCTAGATGCCCGTGATGCTGAAGGCTGGACCCCCCTGCTGATTGCCTGTGACACCCGCTGCATGTCTCCTGCCGACGCTGAAGCCACCACTGCCCGCTGCCTCCAGCTGTGCCGTTTGCTGCTCTCAGCCGGcgctgatgctgatgctgctgacCAGGACAAGAGGCGACCCCTGCACCTGGCCTGTCGCCGCGGCCATGCTGCTGTCGTGGAACTGCTCCTGGCCTACGGAGTCAGCGTCAATATCATGGACTATGGGGGACACACGGCCCTGCACTATGCTCTTCAGGGCCCACCCTCGGCCCTGGCCCAGAGCCCAGAGAATGTGGTGAGGGCTCTGCTCAATCATGGTGCTGTCCGAGTCTGGCCTGGGGCTCTCCCCAAG GTGCTGGAACGCTGGTGTGCATCCCCGCGGACCATTGAGGTCCTGATGAACACCTACAGTGTCATGAAGCTTCCTGAGGAGGCCATGGGCCTGGTGCCTCCTGAAACTCTGCAG AAGCACCACCGTTTCTACTCATCTCTCTTCACCTTGGTGAGGCAGCCCAGGTCTCTGCAGCACCTGAGCCGCTGTGCGCTCCGCGCTCACCTAGAGGCCTGCCTGCCCCATGCCCTACCCCGCCTTCCCCTGCCACCCCGCCTGCTCCACTACCTGCAGCTGGACTTCGAGGACGTGCTCTACTAG
- the ASB10 gene encoding ankyrin repeat and SOCS box protein 10 isoform X4: protein MALQNAFYTGDLERLLELFPPHGTTDLLLESQAAEPCWSCHQRGLWSLTYEEELITPLHVAASRGHIEVLRLLLRWRARPDMAPAGRTALHEACAAGHADCVHVLLVAGADPNIPDQDGNCPLHLCRGSSIFECAELLLRFGAKVDSRSEEEEETPLHVAARLGHVELADLLLRRGACLDARDAEGWTPLLIACDTRCMSPADAEATTARCLQLCRLLLSAGADADAADQDKRRPLHLACRRGHAAVVELLLAYGVSVNIMDYGGHTALHYALQGPPSALAQSPENVVRALLNHGAVRVWPGALPKVLERWCASPRTIEVLMNTYSVMKLPEEAMGLVPPETLQKHHRFYSSLFTLVRQPRSLQHLSRCALRAHLEACLPHALPRLPLPPRLLHYLQLDFEDVLY, encoded by the exons ATGGCCCTGCAGAATGCCTTCTACACCGGGGACCTGGAGAGGTTGCTGGAACTGTTCCCCCCACATGGCACCACCGACCTGCTGCTGGAGAGCCAGGCTGCTGAGCCCTGCTGGAGCTGCCACCAGAGGG gACTCTGGTCTCTGACATACGAAGAGGAGCTGATCACCCCACTGCATGTGGCAGCCAGCCGAGGCCACATAGAAGTGCTGCGGCTGCTGCTGAGATGGCGGGCCAGGCCAGACATGGCCCCTGCTGGCCGCACCGCCCTGCACGAGGCCTGTGCTGCGGGCCACGCTGACTGTGTCCATGTGCTGCTGGTGGCAGGAGCCGACCCCAACATCCCTGACCAGGATGGGAATTGCCCCTTGCACCTCTGCAGAGGCTCTAGCATCTTCGA GTGTGCAGAGTTGCTCCTGAGGTTTGGGGCGAAAGTGGACAGTCGCTccgaggaggaagaagagacccCTTTGCATGTGGCTGCCCGGCTTGGCCACGTGGAGCTGGCAGACCTCCTCCTCAGACGGGGGGCATGCCTAGATGCCCGTGATGCTGAAGGCTGGACCCCCCTGCTGATTGCCTGTGACACCCGCTGCATGTCTCCTGCCGACGCTGAAGCCACCACTGCCCGCTGCCTCCAGCTGTGCCGTTTGCTGCTCTCAGCCGGcgctgatgctgatgctgctgacCAGGACAAGAGGCGACCCCTGCACCTGGCCTGTCGCCGCGGCCATGCTGCTGTCGTGGAACTGCTCCTGGCCTACGGAGTCAGCGTCAATATCATGGACTATGGGGGACACACGGCCCTGCACTATGCTCTTCAGGGCCCACCCTCGGCCCTGGCCCAGAGCCCAGAGAATGTGGTGAGGGCTCTGCTCAATCATGGTGCTGTCCGAGTCTGGCCTGGGGCTCTCCCCAAG GTGCTGGAACGCTGGTGTGCATCCCCGCGGACCATTGAGGTCCTGATGAACACCTACAGTGTCATGAAGCTTCCTGAGGAGGCCATGGGCCTGGTGCCTCCTGAAACTCTGCAG AAGCACCACCGTTTCTACTCATCTCTCTTCACCTTGGTGAGGCAGCCCAGGTCTCTGCAGCACCTGAGCCGCTGTGCGCTCCGCGCTCACCTAGAGGCCTGCCTGCCCCATGCCCTACCCCGCCTTCCCCTGCCACCCCGCCTGCTCCACTACCTGCAGCTGGACTTCGAGGACGTGCTCTACTAG
- the ASB10 gene encoding ankyrin repeat and SOCS box protein 10 isoform X2 — MSWWSPEECKGQEEPLGDRHALCASLVENPGSGSAEQSEAGPGPIVTCTASGPALAFWQALLAGDVGLVSHILADPGTGLAPDSIFDISNPERWRDFRYNIRALRLWSLTYEEELITPLHVAASRGHIEVLRLLLRWRARPDMAPAGRTALHEACAAGHADCVHVLLVAGADPNIPDQDGNCPLHLCRGSSIFECAELLLRFGAKVDSRSEEEEETPLHVAARLGHVELADLLLRRGACLDARDAEGWTPLLIACDTRCMSPADAEATTARCLQLCRLLLSAGADADAADQDKRRPLHLACRRGHAAVVELLLAYGVSVNIMDYGGHTALHYALQGPPSALAQSPENVVRALLNHGAVRVWPGALPKVLERWCASPRTIEVLMNTYSVMKLPEEAMGLVPPETLQPRSLQHLSRCALRAHLEACLPHALPRLPLPPRLLHYLQLDFEDVLY, encoded by the exons ATGAGCTGGTGGTCCCCAGAAGAGTGCAAGGGGCAGGAAGAGCCCCTGGGTGACAGACATGCCCTCTGCGCCAGCCTGGTGGAGAACCCCGGCAGTGGGTCGGCAGAGCAGTCAGAGGCTGGCCCAGGACCCATTGTCACCTGCACAGCCTCGGGACCCGCCTTGGCTTTCTGGCAGGCGTTGCTGGCAGGGGATGTGGGCTTGGTCTCCCACATCCTTGCCGACCCTGGCACTGGCCTGGCACCAGATTCCATCTTTGATATCAGCAACCCAGAGCGATGGAGGGATTTCCGCTACAACATCCGTGCTCTGA gACTCTGGTCTCTGACATACGAAGAGGAGCTGATCACCCCACTGCATGTGGCAGCCAGCCGAGGCCACATAGAAGTGCTGCGGCTGCTGCTGAGATGGCGGGCCAGGCCAGACATGGCCCCTGCTGGCCGCACCGCCCTGCACGAGGCCTGTGCTGCGGGCCACGCTGACTGTGTCCATGTGCTGCTGGTGGCAGGAGCCGACCCCAACATCCCTGACCAGGATGGGAATTGCCCCTTGCACCTCTGCAGAGGCTCTAGCATCTTCGA GTGTGCAGAGTTGCTCCTGAGGTTTGGGGCGAAAGTGGACAGTCGCTccgaggaggaagaagagacccCTTTGCATGTGGCTGCCCGGCTTGGCCACGTGGAGCTGGCAGACCTCCTCCTCAGACGGGGGGCATGCCTAGATGCCCGTGATGCTGAAGGCTGGACCCCCCTGCTGATTGCCTGTGACACCCGCTGCATGTCTCCTGCCGACGCTGAAGCCACCACTGCCCGCTGCCTCCAGCTGTGCCGTTTGCTGCTCTCAGCCGGcgctgatgctgatgctgctgacCAGGACAAGAGGCGACCCCTGCACCTGGCCTGTCGCCGCGGCCATGCTGCTGTCGTGGAACTGCTCCTGGCCTACGGAGTCAGCGTCAATATCATGGACTATGGGGGACACACGGCCCTGCACTATGCTCTTCAGGGCCCACCCTCGGCCCTGGCCCAGAGCCCAGAGAATGTGGTGAGGGCTCTGCTCAATCATGGTGCTGTCCGAGTCTGGCCTGGGGCTCTCCCCAAG GTGCTGGAACGCTGGTGTGCATCCCCGCGGACCATTGAGGTCCTGATGAACACCTACAGTGTCATGAAGCTTCCTGAGGAGGCCATGGGCCTGGTGCCTCCTGAAACTCTGCAG CCCAGGTCTCTGCAGCACCTGAGCCGCTGTGCGCTCCGCGCTCACCTAGAGGCCTGCCTGCCCCATGCCCTACCCCGCCTTCCCCTGCCACCCCGCCTGCTCCACTACCTGCAGCTGGACTTCGAGGACGTGCTCTACTAG
- the ASB10 gene encoding ankyrin repeat and SOCS box protein 10 isoform X3: MSWWSPEECKGQEEPLGDRHALCASLVENPGSGSAEQSEAGPGPIVTCTASGPALAFWQALLAGDVGLVSHILADPGTGLAPDSIFDISNPERWRDFRYNIRALRLWSLTYEEELITPLHVAASRGHIEVLRLLLRWRARPDMAPAGRTALHEACAAGHADCVHVLLVAGADPNIPDQDGNCPLHLCRGSSIFECAELLLRFGAKVDSRSEEEEETPLHVAARLGHVELADLLLRRGACLDARDAEGWTPLLIACDTRCMSPADAEATTARCLQLCRLLLSAGADADAADQDKRRPLHLACRRGHAAVVELLLAYGVSVNIMDYGGHTALHYALQGPPSALAQSPENVVLERWCASPRTIEVLMNTYSVMKLPEEAMGLVPPETLQKHHRFYSSLFTLVRQPRSLQHLSRCALRAHLEACLPHALPRLPLPPRLLHYLQLDFEDVLY; encoded by the exons ATGAGCTGGTGGTCCCCAGAAGAGTGCAAGGGGCAGGAAGAGCCCCTGGGTGACAGACATGCCCTCTGCGCCAGCCTGGTGGAGAACCCCGGCAGTGGGTCGGCAGAGCAGTCAGAGGCTGGCCCAGGACCCATTGTCACCTGCACAGCCTCGGGACCCGCCTTGGCTTTCTGGCAGGCGTTGCTGGCAGGGGATGTGGGCTTGGTCTCCCACATCCTTGCCGACCCTGGCACTGGCCTGGCACCAGATTCCATCTTTGATATCAGCAACCCAGAGCGATGGAGGGATTTCCGCTACAACATCCGTGCTCTGA gACTCTGGTCTCTGACATACGAAGAGGAGCTGATCACCCCACTGCATGTGGCAGCCAGCCGAGGCCACATAGAAGTGCTGCGGCTGCTGCTGAGATGGCGGGCCAGGCCAGACATGGCCCCTGCTGGCCGCACCGCCCTGCACGAGGCCTGTGCTGCGGGCCACGCTGACTGTGTCCATGTGCTGCTGGTGGCAGGAGCCGACCCCAACATCCCTGACCAGGATGGGAATTGCCCCTTGCACCTCTGCAGAGGCTCTAGCATCTTCGA GTGTGCAGAGTTGCTCCTGAGGTTTGGGGCGAAAGTGGACAGTCGCTccgaggaggaagaagagacccCTTTGCATGTGGCTGCCCGGCTTGGCCACGTGGAGCTGGCAGACCTCCTCCTCAGACGGGGGGCATGCCTAGATGCCCGTGATGCTGAAGGCTGGACCCCCCTGCTGATTGCCTGTGACACCCGCTGCATGTCTCCTGCCGACGCTGAAGCCACCACTGCCCGCTGCCTCCAGCTGTGCCGTTTGCTGCTCTCAGCCGGcgctgatgctgatgctgctgacCAGGACAAGAGGCGACCCCTGCACCTGGCCTGTCGCCGCGGCCATGCTGCTGTCGTGGAACTGCTCCTGGCCTACGGAGTCAGCGTCAATATCATGGACTATGGGGGACACACGGCCCTGCACTATGCTCTTCAGGGCCCACCCTCGGCCCTGGCCCAGAGCCCAGAGAATGTG GTGCTGGAACGCTGGTGTGCATCCCCGCGGACCATTGAGGTCCTGATGAACACCTACAGTGTCATGAAGCTTCCTGAGGAGGCCATGGGCCTGGTGCCTCCTGAAACTCTGCAG AAGCACCACCGTTTCTACTCATCTCTCTTCACCTTGGTGAGGCAGCCCAGGTCTCTGCAGCACCTGAGCCGCTGTGCGCTCCGCGCTCACCTAGAGGCCTGCCTGCCCCATGCCCTACCCCGCCTTCCCCTGCCACCCCGCCTGCTCCACTACCTGCAGCTGGACTTCGAGGACGTGCTCTACTAG